TATATCAGGCACTGTCATGGCGTAAGTGGTATAACCTAAATTATTCAGCTCCTTTCGAAGATAGCTCATGCCAGTGTTATTACTCGCAGTTGAGTTCCAATCGGGTATAAGTAACGCAATCCCTTTAAAGTCGCGGCTCATATACTCGCTGTAAAGGCTTAAAAACTCGGTATCACCAGCAAGTATTGGCTTTATTTCATCATTTGGTAAAAAGCGTTTTATATTGGTGTTTTCTATTGTCGACGGGGAGGGCGGCGAAATATGATCAATTGCATTACTAGGGCTACTAATTAACAACCCACAAGCCAGTAGTAGGTTAACTAATACGGGTTTTAAAAATCGCGCTAATATCATCACAAGCCCTAATAAATACCATTACTTAGCTATCGGCGCGATGGATAAAAAGTTTAATTAAAAATCAGGCTCAGCTTCAAAAGTAAGCACTTGCTCGCTCACAGGGTGTTTTAGTTGAAGCATTTGAGCATGCAACTGTAAACGCGGTGCAGCTGCAAGCGCCTCTTTATGGGCATAGAGCCTGTCACCTAAAATAGGATGGCCAAGGCTTAACATATGTACACGTAATTGGTGGGAGCGCCCTGTAATGGGTGTAAGCTCTACGCGGGTAGCATGCGCTTCGCGCGTGAGTATTTTGTAATGCGTAAGCGATGGCTTGCCATTTTCATGATCAACCATTTGTTTAGGGCGATTAGGCCAATCGCAAATAAGCGGTAAATCTACAGAGCCACTTTCCCCTTCAAGCTGCCCATAAACACGCGCAATATAACGCTTTGCGGTTTCGCGCTCTTGAAATTGCATACTTAAATGCCTATGCGCTGCTTTATTCATGGCCAAACACAGTATGCCTGAGGTTGCCATATCTAAGCGGTGCACTATTTTAGCTGTAGGAAAAACACGATTAACGCGGTTTATAAGGCTATCGGCGTGTTTTGGATCTTTCCCGGGTACTGTTAATAACTCACTGGGCTTATTAACGATGAGCAAGTCGTCATCTTGATACAGTATTGTTAAATACGGACTCATTGGGGGATTGTAGTTAACTAACACGGCCGACCTCAGTAATTTTACAGGGCGCTATTTTAGGGGAGCGAGGGCAAAGGCTCAAGAAAAAGATAAAACTTTAATTGCGTATTTTTTAGTCTGGTGTAAAATTGCACCAACCTAAAGTTATGGGAACACATTATGGCAAGGCAAAGTATTTCACTTACTGAACAGAATGATTTATGGCTTCGTAATCACGTTGAAAGCGTGGGGGATTACGCAAATAAAAGTGAATTGGTGAATGATTTAATTCGCCGCGCAAGAAGAGCTGAAGCAATAAATGGTAAACTTGCTCACTCAGAAAAAAGCGGTTTTAGCGCTCAATCTGCTGATCAAATGTTAGCAGAATTCAAATCAAGCATTAAGTAGTGCGCACATTTAAACTTTCAAATGATGCCAAAGAGGATTTGCGTCGCATTTATCAATATGGCTGTCGCGCATTTTCACAACAGCAAGCGGATAATTACTTTTATAGTTTCTTCTCTATGTTTGAAAAACTAGCAGCAAACCCTTATTCCTACCAATCAGTAGACCATATACGTACAGGCTATCGACGTGCCGTTTGTGGCTCAGACAGTATTTATTACAGAATTACAGAAACGGATGTTGAAATAATGGCTATATTAGGTGGCCAAGATACTGATGAGTGGTTGTAATTCTATTATCTAGGGGACATAGATGAAATTAAGTCATGAGCGAAAGCTAGCATCAAAAAAAGGAATAATTTGTCGGTCAAAAAGAGGTCAACAAATTAGCCCAAGACTTGGTATTGATCCTATTGCGATGACACCAATTGTTATTGGCATTGCTGCTAGTGGGGTTACCATATATAAGGATCTCATTAAGCCAAATTATAAAAATATTTCGTCAAGGCTTGCTAACAAACCATATTCCGAATATGCAGAATCTAAATATATAAAATGTTTGTGCAAACAGTCTAAGTTCTCTGAAAAGCTATGCGGAGCAAAGGCTATGCTACATGAGACCACACTGAATGATGAGCCAATTATTTTGATTAGATGTAGTAAAGTTAAACATCATATAATGGATTATAGAACAGGTAAGCTAATTAAACGTAACAAGCTTGCTATGTAAGACAAATTTAAGGGGGAATATAAAAAGCACGGCCTCTTAACCGTGCTTTTTGAGTGTAGTTTAATTATAAACTAACGGCTGACAGCTTTAGCCTTAGTGCGAAACCACAATTAAACGTATTGCATCAAGCTTTAACTGCGCTTTTTCAATGTGCGTAGTGAGCTCAGTGCGTTGCTTATCAAAGAAGGTAATTTCTTCTTGGCGAATATTAGGATTAATTTTTTTAAGCGCTTCAAGGCGGGCTTGCTCTTCACCTAGGGTGCTTTGCATTTTTTCAAGAGATGCACTGCGAATAGTCTCAAGCTGTTGCTGTGCCATGTCTTTTGCGGTGTTGATCATAGGGTGAACCGCACCTTGTAAAGCACCTGCCAATTTACTTGCTGTTTGGCGACCAACGGCTGAAAGCTGTTGATTAAAGCTATCAAACGCTACATTTTCACCTAGGTTATTGCTGGCTTTATCAAGCAATATACGAATAGGTGTAGGCGGTAAAAAGCGTCCAACTTGCAGTGCTTTTGGTGCCATTGCTTCGGCTACAAATATTAGCTCAACAAAAAAGGTGCCTGGCGGCAATTTTTTGTTTTTAAGTAAAGCAACCGATGCACTACCAAAGTCGTCATCACAAATCATATCCATGGTGCCTTGCACCATAGGGTGATCCCAGCTAATAAAGTGCACATCTTCTTGCGAAAGGGCTGTATCGCGGTCAAAGGTAACCGTCATGCCATCATCTTTTAAGCTTGGGAACGAGGCACTTAACATATGCTCCGTTGGCTTTAAAATAATGGTATTTTCGCCTTTATCTTCTTGGCTTACGCCAAAGGTGTCGAACACGTTAATCATATAACTTGGTAACTCAAATTGGTTATCAAGTGTTTCAATGTCGGTAACTAAAGAGTCTGCAGCGCCTTGGCCTGATGAATGTAGCTCGAGTAAACGATCTCGTCCGCTTTCCATTTGCTTACGCAGTACGGCGTTTTGCTTAGCTACTTGCTCAAGTAATGGGTCAAGCTCTTCTTCATCGCAGTTATGTGCAGCAATGTATTCAAGTAAGTCTTCGCTAAACTCTTTATACAATAATTGGCCCGTAGTTGATGTGCTTTCAAAGGCATCTAGGCCTTCGTTGTACCAACGCAGTAAAACTTCTTGAGCGGTGTTTTCAAAATATGGTACGTGAATATTCACATCTTGCGTTTGACCAATGCGGTCTAATCGGCCAATACGTTGCTCTAGTAAATCTGGGTTTAGTGGTAAATCAAATAACACTAAATGATGCGAAAACTGGAAGTTACGACCTTCTGAGCCAATTTCAGAACACAATAATATTTGTGCGTTGTCGTATTCGTCAGCAAAAAATGCAGCTGCGCGGTCACGCTCAATAATCGACATTCCTTCATGGAAAACCGAAGCTTTAATTGCTTCGCGTTCACGCAGTATTTGCTCAAGGCTAATAGCGGTTTCGGCTTTTGCACATATAAGTAAAACTTTTTCATGCTTTAGGGTTTTAAGTGTTTCGATTAACCAATCTACACGTGGGTCAAATAATCCCCAGCTTGCGCTTTCGCCTTCAAATTCTTGAAATATTTTTTCTGGGAATAGGGCGCGTTGTGCGCTCAGCTCTGCACTTTGAATGCCGCTCATGCTACCAAGTACTGACATGGCTGT
The sequence above is drawn from the Pseudoalteromonas espejiana DSM 9414 genome and encodes:
- the rluA gene encoding bifunctional tRNA pseudouridine(32) synthase/23S rRNA pseudouridine(746) synthase RluA yields the protein MLVNYNPPMSPYLTILYQDDDLLIVNKPSELLTVPGKDPKHADSLINRVNRVFPTAKIVHRLDMATSGILCLAMNKAAHRHLSMQFQERETAKRYIARVYGQLEGESGSVDLPLICDWPNRPKQMVDHENGKPSLTHYKILTREAHATRVELTPITGRSHQLRVHMLSLGHPILGDRLYAHKEALAAAPRLQLHAQMLQLKHPVSEQVLTFEAEPDF
- a CDS encoding ribbon-helix-helix domain-containing protein; its protein translation is MARQSISLTEQNDLWLRNHVESVGDYANKSELVNDLIRRARRAEAINGKLAHSEKSGFSAQSADQMLAEFKSSIK
- a CDS encoding type II toxin-antitoxin system RelE/ParE family toxin; translation: MRTFKLSNDAKEDLRRIYQYGCRAFSQQQADNYFYSFFSMFEKLAANPYSYQSVDHIRTGYRRAVCGSDSIYYRITETDVEIMAILGGQDTDEWL
- the rapA gene encoding RNA polymerase-associated protein RapA — protein: MNFSLGQRWISDTESDLGLGTVVAIEGRQVSILFPASGENRVYSSAEAPVTRVAFNPGDVIKSVEEWELEVESIEVQGELLCYVGTRVDTGEEAKLKETFLDHFIKFNKPQDRLFAGQVDRFDRYTLRYQTWQHQFERQQSPIKGLIGQRANLIPHQLYIAQEVGKRFAPRVLLSDEVGLGKTIEAGMILHQQIISGRASRVLIVVPENLQHQWLVEMLRRFNLRFSIFDEERCDEAFADSPNVFDTEQLVLTSLEFLTKKKRWFEQATLADWDLLVVDEAHHLSINNGKPSTEYQRMAELSQDIPGLILLTATPDQLGHRSHFARLQLLDPDRFYDYDVFKEEEANYKDVAEAANQLLQAQALNDAAKATLIELLKETDITDILAKAQQGDLPARKEILNMLLDRHGTGRILFRNSRSGIDGYPSRKLHAYPMVLPKQYKTAMSVLGSMSGIQSAELSAQRALFPEKIFQEFEGESASWGLFDPRVDWLIETLKTLKHEKVLLICAKAETAISLEQILREREAIKASVFHEGMSIIERDRAAAFFADEYDNAQILLCSEIGSEGRNFQFSHHLVLFDLPLNPDLLEQRIGRLDRIGQTQDVNIHVPYFENTAQEVLLRWYNEGLDAFESTSTTGQLLYKEFSEDLLEYIAAHNCDEEELDPLLEQVAKQNAVLRKQMESGRDRLLELHSSGQGAADSLVTDIETLDNQFELPSYMINVFDTFGVSQEDKGENTIILKPTEHMLSASFPSLKDDGMTVTFDRDTALSQEDVHFISWDHPMVQGTMDMICDDDFGSASVALLKNKKLPPGTFFVELIFVAEAMAPKALQVGRFLPPTPIRILLDKASNNLGENVAFDSFNQQLSAVGRQTASKLAGALQGAVHPMINTAKDMAQQQLETIRSASLEKMQSTLGEEQARLEALKKINPNIRQEEITFFDKQRTELTTHIEKAQLKLDAIRLIVVSH